From one Triticum urartu cultivar G1812 chromosome 3, Tu2.1, whole genome shotgun sequence genomic stretch:
- the LOC125549543 gene encoding ankyrin repeat-containing protein NPR4-like has protein sequence MAANTPTTDATGGQSSMDERILKAATFGVFWDIEVLATKSPSILLGVTPQGNNCLHISTIHGHEEFCLYALALERSLLEKVNCENETPLVIAVSLGHASLASKLLQQCCGRPRLSRAILQQDRYGFNALHHAIRNGHKQLALDLIAEESALSRAVTKYTESPMFIAVMRNYVDVSEKLLDVDDSSDVGQYGRHALHTAARNGNKDLALQIMEKRPRLAREADWDGITPLRMAISYNKVDVLQVLLAQRSSLAYETFKDGYPLLYSAATRGQVDVARVRVKHG, from the exons ATGGCTGCCAATACACCGACAACCGATGCAACTGGAGGACAATCATCGATGGACGAACGGATCCTGAAAGCAGCCACCTTTGGTGTTTTCTGGGACATTGAGGTGTTGGCTACAAAGAGTCCAAGCATTCTTCTTGGAGTAACTCCGCAAGGGAACAACTGCCTCCACATATCCACCATTCATGGGCACGAAGAGTTCTGCTTGTATGCGCTGGCACTAGAGCGTTCTCTCCTTGAAAAGGTCAACTGCGAGAACGAGACGCCGCTTGTCATTGCTGTTTCACTTGGCCATGCCTCTTTGGCTTCTAAATTACTGCAGCAATGCTGCGGAAGACCACGATTGAGTCGAGCAATCTTGCAACAAGACAGGTATGGATTTAACGCACTGCATCATGCTATTCGCAATGGCCACAAGCAACTTGCGCTGGATTTGATAGCAGAAGAGTCTGCCCTGTCAAGAGCTGTGACCAAGTACACTGAGTCACCCATGTTCATCGCCGTGATGAGGAATTATGTAGATGTTTCTGAAAAGCTACTAGACGTTGATGATTCTTCTGATGTTGGACAGTATGGACGCCATGCTCTTCATACTGCAGCTAGAAATGGAAATAAAG ATCTTGCTCTCCAAATTATGGAGAAACGTCCTCGCCTGGCCAGAGAAGCTGACTGGGATGGGATTACTCCATTAAGAATGGCTATATCTTATAACAAGGTTGATGTTCTACAAGTATTGCTGGCACAGCGTTCTTCTTTAGCCTATGAAACTTTCAAGGATGGCTATCCTCTCCTCTATTCTGCTGCAACTCGGGGTCAAGTTGATGTTGCTCGTGTTAGAGTTAAACACGGCTAG